ATGTTTAGGGAAAACCTAAAAGATTCGGAGGATTCACTTTGCGGTATGTTGTGAATTATTTATGAACCTGTTTCATTTATATCGGGATTTCTCCATCTATCGGTTGAGGTACATTTTCTAAATTACTCCCCTCCCATATTCATACTTCCTATATTGCGGGTAGTGACAGCTTCGCTGGTAGTACCCACAATATGGAAATGTCAAGATTACAATAAGTTATTTAATTTTAATACTTCAAACATACATACCCCCGTCCTTATTTAGATGGGAGTAAATGAGTTGTTAAATTTTTTTATAAAAGATACTTTAGCAATAAAGTCGTCTAAAAATCTAGTTTTATTGTACAATCTGGCCCGATTGCTTAATAAGAAAAAATCCTACATTATCAAAAAACAACCTATAAACGGCCCACTCAGGGTTATACTCTTCAATCATTACTGATTTCCCCATTACTATTTTCCTTAACCTGTTGCCCCTTCATCCTTTTCACTTTTATAATCCTTTAAATCCACAATGGCTGCTCATGCATTTCTTGAAGCTGATCGGTTGGAATTTCCTGTATTCAAACCAGTTGCTGAATTTTCTGAGCCCTTTCCGGTTGCTAGTTGGCCATGTAAACCTACACCTAGTTTTTGAGGGTATTCTCCCCAACCACTTTTCGGTGTACTGACCTTCCACTGGCCCCCTGGAGGCTTTCCCTCCCATGTTCAACGGGTCAATTGCCCTATCATTCCTTCGTCATGCCTCTCCAAGGGGTGGAGGCCAGTTATGCTAACCTGATGGGTCGGTGCCCTTTTGTTGAAGAAATCTGGTACTCCGTTCATATCTTCTAAAAAAGAGGACTTAGCAACTTTTCTTAACTCTGCTCTTCTTATTTTATAAAAAAAGAAAGGGAGGAATGCTCTGCATTCCTTCCCCTCTTTTCTTGCTATTGCTTTGGCTCCAGTCCGATCAGGCGCAGGAAGTATTCCAGACCTTTTTTCCCAATTTTTTCTTTCGGCTGTTTATCGGCAGGCGCATCCGGTCCCTTCGTTAAGAAATTTTTCTCAACGAAGCGAATGTCTGTCTCGTTCACTTCTCCGTCTTGATTGATATCTTGCGGCACGATGGATGAATCCTTCGTACCATATGCATCAACGACACTCTGGATATCGAGGATATCAATCATTTTGTCGCCATTCACATCCCCTGCAAGACTTCTCTGACCAATTCTTAAAAATTGCCCTCGTAGCTCTCCATTTGCATCATGATATCCAGGAATGAATTTCTTCATCACTTTAAGATGCCCCGGAACATCGAAAACAGCTGTATATACTTGATCGGAAGCAGGAATATCATTGACTGTGAATTTTCCACTCTTATTAATTGTTCCTGGATATTTTTTACCACTTCTAGAGAGAGCGTATACTTGTGCTCCTATTTTTGAGTAATCCGCTTTTTTCAAAAATGCTGATCCTGATTCATATATCAAAAATGCTTCCGGTAAGATGGATCCCAGCAACTGTGTATGTGTAGGAATTAATTTAAGATCTTCAGTGCCGTAAAAAGGAATAGCAGTGTCTGCTGTTTGTCCAGATTTCTTATAAGACCCCTTCTTTACCTCAAATCCAGGAATTTCATCGTAAACTTCATCATTCGATACTTTAAACGTTACATCGAGGAACGGCATGTCTCCATCCAGTCCTCTGAATGCATTTCCAGTAATGGAAGCACCGATTTTCAAACTATTATTGAATGTACCTTCCGTCACAACAGGTTTATCTAGTGATACCTGTAAGCCTTTTTCCTTTGCATATTGTTTGACTGCCTTGTTCAGCTTAACGTTCGAAAACTTGAAGAAGTCTTTGTAGTACTCTACATTAAATTCTCCCGAGACAAGCTGTTTCACATTATTAAGGCTGAGTGTCATCGTAAAGCTATCGCCGACTTTTAACTCTTTCTTGTTATAACTGGAAGTCGTATATTCCGTTCCTTCTTTCATGAAGTAATACTTTTGGTAACCAACTGCCGTTGCAGTATCCCACGTTCTCAACCACAATCTCATAGGTTGTTTTGCAATATCACTTTCCTCAATTCCTAACTTCACATCTCCATTCGCTTGAATCGGGAAGAACCCAGCCATATATCCAGAGGCACCTGTATAGTAAGCCATAGTGTTAGACGATTGATCGATGTCCAACCCTTTAGATTGTAATAGATCCACTGTCTCATCCTTAGCTTTTCCATGCAGCCACACCGCTTTTTGGCCATCTTCTACTGTAAACATAGAATCATTGATTTCGATTACACCCGATTTTATATCCATGTTGACTTCTGGTGCTGTATTGTCCACGATAAGTGGATTGTGGAAAACATATGATTTCCCATCCTCATCGTGTGCAATCAGTTCCAGTATATAGTCGCCTGCTGGAAGCTTTATAGGAATATCACTGATTGGCTGGGACGGATCATTTGTAAATGGTAAGACCGTACCGCTGAACGCACCCGTAAGATACACTTCTCTATCTATTGGAAAGTTAGTGTTCGCTGTCCCTATGAACCCTACAGATTTTCCTGTTTTACTGTCTTTTACAAGCACATCCATGGTTGTCATTGGGCTGTTCAACTTCATGATGAAATGGATCCTTGTGTCATTAAGTTCCCAGAAAGGTGTTGTATTTGTCACGGATGGTCTAGTCGCTTTGACATAATCAAATCCTTTTTCCGTCGCCATAACAGCAAATGGAATTTGATAGGATTCGGCTGGATTGTTCGCGTTGGTCACATGAATATACCCTTCATATCTTCCTGCCGCAGCGCTGGTTGGAATCGTTATTTTTGGCTGGAGCTCCTGTACTTGGCCGCCTCCCACTGTAATCGATGAAGGCACCGCCACTTTTACACCGTTCTTTACGGCATCTTGAATGCCTTTACGCTCACCGTGATACTCCACTTCTAGTTTAAAAGATTTCTCTTCCTGGCTGTTGTTTTGAACCTTCACCTTTTTGCTTGCTTCAATTGGTTCATTACCTTTTTTATAATATCTGCCGAATACGATGGAGCCTGTTTGTTCGTCAATTTCTACGAGGTTTCCATTTTCGATATTTTTTGTCTTATCCCATACTTTGATGGATGTGTCTGTATGAACCGCTTGATAGGCATCGATTCGTCCTGCACCCACTTCGTATACAGAATTATTCCCTTTTAAATCATCCGATGTATTCATGAGTGCCGCTTTTACATCGAAAGGAGTGTATTCCGGATTCTCCTGCAAAATCAATGCTGCTGCACCTGCCACGTGTGGCGTAGCCATCGATGTACCCGACATGCGCACATAGGCATTCCCGTAATTAATGCCGTCCTGCGGATCGTTGATGAATTCCGGTGTCGTAGAGAATATCGACACACCTGGAGCGACTACATCCGGCTTAATATCATAATTTCCATTTACCGGTCCGCGTGAACTAAAATCTGCTAAATGATCGCCTTCCGTTTTTGTGTTATTTAACGTTTCAAATGTGAAAGAACCCTCGCCCAGCCCCTTTAATCGCTCACCATCCGCTTTTGACAGGCGGAAAGAAGGGATTAACCCGACGGCCTCACCCAAGTAGGCAGGTATTTGCCCGTCGACATTGTTATACACAATCACTGATTTAGCCCCAGCGTTTTTGGCGTTTTTGATTTTTTCATCAAACGCAAGTTCCCCGCGCTGAATCAACGCAATTTTCCCGCTGACATCTTTCCCAGCAAAATCAGTTGCTTTACCAAGTCCCGCAAATACAATTGGTAAGGATTTCCCTTGCAATTCTTCTAATCGATCAGAAAAATCTTTGCCTAGCAGCTGCATATTTTCAAATTTCTCGGCGGAAGCGCTTCCATTAAATGCAGGAATGGACATGGAGGCATCGCTTGCACCTACTGATATGCCAAGAGCCGCTGTTCCCGGAGAACCAAGAGTTTTCTCGTTCGGTCCGGCGTTACCTGCAGCAACGACGGTCACCAAGCCTGAAAGCATGGCGTTATTTACTGCGACAGATGTGGCGTATAAAGGATCGTTAGTCTGCGCGCCAAGCGACATATTGATGACGTCCATGCCATCTTCAATCGCTTGATCGATTCCAGCAAGGATTCCTTCTGTATATCCCCCTCCCCAAGGTCCCAATACTCTATACGCATATAAATCTACTTCAGGTGCTACCCCTTTCACAGCGTAA
The DNA window shown above is from Peribacillus sp. FSL P2-0133 and carries:
- a CDS encoding S8 family serine peptidase, translated to MKRKKISKILTGTLAVGMLLSQGAPYNVLAKSPFELNPVENAEEILASLSVEQRKALEQLDANPNFTISPDINANSPELVKVIVEFEQAPAKIEVMKQAAKGKKLSSADSNEKVEKAHKDFKQHVQSLKSQKNVTNYKVEDVKITREYKNAINGVAMTLPGVAVKDLLQSGVVKRIFKDYEVKVEPPVKTKEAIEPKMADSIPQIGVDKLHAENITGKGIKVGVLDTGIDYNHPDLKEAYKGGYDFVDNDADPMETTYEDWINAGKPEEPGYVYYTNHGSHVAGTIAAQKKNNVDYAVKGVAPEVDLYAYRVLGPWGGGYTEGILAGIDQAIEDGMDVINMSLGAQTNDPLYATSVAVNNAMLSGLVTVVAAGNAGPNEKTLGSPGTAALGISVGASDASMSIPAFNGSASAEKFENMQLLGKDFSDRLEELQGKSLPIVFAGLGKATDFAGKDVSGKIALIQRGELAFDEKIKNAKNAGAKSVIVYNNVDGQIPAYLGEAVGLIPSFRLSKADGERLKGLGEGSFTFETLNNTKTEGDHLADFSSRGPVNGNYDIKPDVVAPGVSIFSTTPEFINDPQDGINYGNAYVRMSGTSMATPHVAGAAALILQENPEYTPFDVKAALMNTSDDLKGNNSVYEVGAGRIDAYQAVHTDTSIKVWDKTKNIENGNLVEIDEQTGSIVFGRYYKKGNEPIEASKKVKVQNNSQEEKSFKLEVEYHGERKGIQDAVKNGVKVAVPSSITVGGGQVQELQPKITIPTSAAAGRYEGYIHVTNANNPAESYQIPFAVMATEKGFDYVKATRPSVTNTTPFWELNDTRIHFIMKLNSPMTTMDVLVKDSKTGKSVGFIGTANTNFPIDREVYLTGAFSGTVLPFTNDPSQPISDIPIKLPAGDYILELIAHDEDGKSYVFHNPLIVDNTAPEVNMDIKSGVIEINDSMFTVEDGQKAVWLHGKAKDETVDLLQSKGLDIDQSSNTMAYYTGASGYMAGFFPIQANGDVKLGIEESDIAKQPMRLWLRTWDTATAVGYQKYYFMKEGTEYTTSSYNKKELKVGDSFTMTLSLNNVKQLVSGEFNVEYYKDFFKFSNVKLNKAVKQYAKEKGLQVSLDKPVVTEGTFNNSLKIGASITGNAFRGLDGDMPFLDVTFKVSNDEVYDEIPGFEVKKGSYKKSGQTADTAIPFYGTEDLKLIPTHTQLLGSILPEAFLIYESGSAFLKKADYSKIGAQVYALSRSGKKYPGTINKSGKFTVNDIPASDQVYTAVFDVPGHLKVMKKFIPGYHDANGELRGQFLRIGQRSLAGDVNGDKMIDILDIQSVVDAYGTKDSSIVPQDINQDGEVNETDIRFVEKNFLTKGPDAPADKQPKEKIGKKGLEYFLRLIGLEPKQ